The following coding sequences lie in one Vibrio casei genomic window:
- a CDS encoding DUF4917 family protein, producing the protein MLSATTSLTERAGEFPLFVSEPTHQKKLEKIKHNPYLNACYHALGSLEGVLYIHGHSIADNDRHIFDQINRSRVNKVFISIYGDENEEWNRESMANADRFLNRGIDIEFYDADTTPIW; encoded by the coding sequence ATATTAAGCGCGACAACTAGTCTGACAGAGAGGGCTGGTGAGTTTCCGCTATTTGTATCAGAACCGACCCATCAGAAAAAACTAGAGAAAATTAAACACAACCCCTACCTCAACGCTTGTTATCATGCTTTAGGTAGTCTCGAGGGTGTCTTGTATATCCATGGTCATTCGATAGCAGATAATGACCGCCACATATTCGACCAAATTAATCGCAGTAGAGTAAACAAAGTCTTCATCAGTATCTACGGCGATGAAAATGAAGAATGGAACCGTGAATCAATGGCAAATGCAGATAGATTTCTCAATCGAGGCATAGACATAGAGTTCTACGATGCCGATACAACTCCGATTTGGTAA